A window of the Dongshaea marina genome harbors these coding sequences:
- the sspB gene encoding ClpXP protease specificity-enhancing factor — translation MTPSRPYLLRAFYDWILDNELTPHLLVNAELPYVQVPQQFINDGQIVLNIAPRAVVGFTMDDDAVSFNARFGGVAHQVYVPMAAVMAIQARENGAGTFFPPEPAYESWSADADAELETAQPSQAAPLAELEAVEESADESDSEAAERPKGRPTLRVIK, via the coding sequence ATGACTCCCAGTCGTCCCTATCTGCTTCGGGCGTTTTACGACTGGATCCTGGATAATGAGCTGACTCCCCACCTGTTGGTCAATGCTGAGCTGCCTTATGTGCAGGTTCCTCAGCAATTTATCAATGATGGGCAGATCGTGCTGAATATCGCGCCGCGTGCCGTGGTTGGATTTACCATGGATGACGATGCGGTTAGTTTTAACGCTCGTTTCGGTGGCGTTGCTCATCAGGTTTATGTGCCTATGGCAGCTGTGATGGCGATTCAGGCACGTGAAAATGGTGCCGGGACCTTCTTCCCGCCAGAGCCAGCCTATGAGAGCTGGAGTGCAGATGCCGATGCAGAGCTTGAAACAGCGCAGCCATCTCAGGCCGCACCCCTGGCCGAGCTTGAGGCGGTGGAAGAATCTGCTGATGAGTCAGACAGTGAAGCGGCTGAGCGTCCCAAGGGGCGTCCAACGCTGCGGGTGATCAAGTAA
- a CDS encoding LysE family translocator, with translation MIDFSILPIYLTAIIALLMIPGPDLLLIISSSISYGRRVGFFTCLGICSAGFSMTLLAALGISALVVMSPLALNAIKVIGGLYLLKLSWDSFKSRVDTKISTLELPRHQLTNSLYRRAFLTSLLNPKALIFFVLFLPQFVSNHATGSTGIQILILGLILNFSGFSFYSLVVAMAGTLGKRLLNSHKFHLYQHRFMGLIFLLLAIWLLSSNLQIHHISG, from the coding sequence ATGATAGACTTTTCAATCTTACCGATTTACCTGACGGCTATCATTGCCCTTCTCATGATCCCGGGTCCGGATCTGCTGCTCATCATTAGCTCCAGCATCAGCTATGGGCGTCGTGTTGGATTTTTCACCTGTCTTGGGATCTGCAGTGCTGGCTTTAGTATGACTTTGCTCGCTGCATTGGGGATCTCTGCACTGGTTGTCATGAGTCCGCTGGCTTTAAATGCAATAAAGGTGATCGGCGGACTCTACTTGCTCAAATTAAGCTGGGATTCTTTTAAAAGCAGGGTAGATACGAAAATAAGCACCCTTGAGCTTCCTCGTCATCAACTCACGAATAGCCTGTACCGGCGAGCATTTTTAACCAGCCTTCTCAACCCAAAAGCTCTGATCTTTTTTGTGCTATTTCTTCCACAATTTGTATCCAATCATGCAACCGGCAGTACAGGGATTCAGATATTGATCCTGGGCTTAATCCTCAATTTCAGTGGATTTAGTTTCTACTCTCTGGTGGTAGCCATGGCAGGAACACTGGGAAAACGCTTGCTAAACAGCCATAAATTCCATCTCTATCAACACAGGTTCATGGGACTCATTTTCCTGCTATTAGCGATCTGGCTGCTGAGCTCCAACCTGCAGATACACCACATCTCTGGGTAG
- a CDS encoding SDR family oxidoreductase has protein sequence MDKKLVVITGASSGFGAEIAKQLSGLGYPLLLLARRVEKLEALELPNTICRKVDVSDHQQFAQAVDEAEEIFGCETDCLVNNAGVMLLGHVEDQDPQEWQKMFATNVFGVLNGMQVVLNKMKQRKSGTIINISSVAGVKTYEEHAAYSGTKFAVHGIGETVRWEMAPHNVRVITISPGAAETELLQHVTDPKIQQDYVNWKESIGGAITAKDVADAVVFAYSLPQSVCIRDLVITPTRQQN, from the coding sequence ATGGATAAGAAGTTAGTTGTTATCACGGGTGCCAGCTCAGGTTTTGGGGCTGAAATCGCTAAGCAGTTAAGTGGCCTTGGCTACCCTCTGCTGCTACTTGCCCGAAGAGTAGAAAAACTGGAGGCACTGGAGCTCCCCAATACAATCTGCAGAAAGGTGGATGTTTCAGATCATCAGCAGTTCGCGCAGGCTGTCGATGAGGCCGAAGAGATTTTTGGTTGTGAAACTGACTGTCTGGTAAATAATGCGGGAGTCATGCTGCTGGGTCATGTTGAGGATCAGGATCCTCAGGAGTGGCAGAAGATGTTTGCCACCAATGTCTTTGGTGTCTTAAATGGCATGCAGGTTGTTCTCAATAAAATGAAGCAACGCAAAAGCGGAACAATTATCAACATTTCATCCGTTGCAGGTGTAAAAACCTATGAAGAGCATGCCGCATACTCAGGTACAAAGTTTGCGGTGCATGGTATTGGTGAAACGGTTCGCTGGGAAATGGCTCCCCATAACGTGCGTGTTATCACCATCTCTCCGGGAGCAGCTGAAACTGAGCTACTGCAGCACGTTACAGATCCAAAAATCCAGCAGGATTATGTGAACTGGAAAGAGAGCATTGGTGGTGCCATCACAGCAAAAGATGTTGCCGATGCAGTTGTATTTGCGTACTCGCTTCCGCAGAGTGTCTGTATCCGAGACCTGGTGATCACACCGACTCGCCAGCAAAACTAA
- a CDS encoding IS982 family transposase, with amino-acid sequence MINLEAIFVDVDDFCQVFLPAWQKQQISLGVKQRNRPSRLAVSEVMTIVIAFHRLGFRDFKSYYLQFVCKYWKSEFPGLVSYTRMLKLMQTTLVPLCSYLTHRQAKPTGIAFVDSTKLQVCHNLRIPRHQVFQGAAKRGKGTMGWFYGFKLHLIINDQGGVISVKLTPANVDDRTPLPEMCEQLWGSLYGDKGYISGPLAEELADQGVTLITSIRKNMKPKLMRLWDKLMLRKRFIIETVFDQLKNISQIEHSRHRSCVSFMVNLLAGLIAYTFQEKKPSIRMSRLEKEALMQI; translated from the coding sequence ATGATCAATTTAGAAGCTATTTTCGTTGATGTCGATGATTTCTGTCAGGTCTTTCTACCCGCTTGGCAAAAACAGCAGATCTCCTTAGGTGTGAAGCAGCGGAACAGACCCTCTCGCCTGGCTGTCAGTGAAGTGATGACCATCGTCATCGCATTCCATCGTTTGGGATTCCGAGACTTTAAATCCTATTATCTTCAGTTCGTATGTAAGTACTGGAAAAGCGAGTTCCCCGGCCTGGTGAGTTACACCCGGATGTTGAAATTGATGCAAACGACCCTTGTCCCTTTGTGCTCCTATCTCACCCACAGACAAGCAAAACCTACTGGGATTGCATTCGTCGACTCAACAAAACTTCAGGTTTGCCATAACCTTCGCATCCCTCGACATCAAGTATTTCAAGGTGCTGCCAAGCGTGGCAAAGGAACCATGGGGTGGTTTTATGGATTTAAATTGCACCTTATCATCAATGATCAAGGTGGTGTTATCTCGGTCAAATTAACCCCAGCCAATGTTGATGACAGAACTCCTCTTCCTGAAATGTGCGAGCAGCTCTGGGGTTCACTCTATGGAGATAAAGGCTATATTTCAGGACCACTTGCAGAAGAGCTGGCAGACCAAGGGGTCACATTAATTACCAGCATCAGGAAGAATATGAAACCAAAGTTGATGCGGCTATGGGATAAGCTGATGCTTCGCAAACGCTTCATCATTGAAACCGTCTTTGATCAGCTGAAGAACATCTCTCAGATAGAACACTCACGGCATCGTAGCTGCGTCAGCTTTATGGTGAATCTCCTTGCTGGCCTCATTGCATATACCTTCCAGGAAAAGAAGCCGAGCATCCGAATGTCTCGGCTTGAAAAGGAAGCGCTTATGCAGATCTGA
- the dolP gene encoding division/outer membrane stress-associated lipid-binding lipoprotein yields the protein MKRLIYLTLLLASTLSLSGCVGLFVAGTATTVSAANDQRTLGSQIDDQTIEFKAGNALFGNKTIHEKTNISVISTNGRVLMIGEAPTEELRAQAVALVQKVPGVKQIYNEIRIAEPVSMSTRMHDSWLTSKVKTQLFGNKNVNPLQIKVVTENGEVFLIGVTSREDAEHAVNVARNVDGVKRVVKVFQYTD from the coding sequence ATGAAACGCCTCATCTATCTGACATTACTGCTCGCCAGCACACTCAGTCTCAGTGGCTGTGTCGGGCTATTTGTTGCTGGAACCGCGACCACAGTTTCAGCAGCAAACGATCAACGTACTCTGGGTTCACAGATTGATGATCAAACCATAGAGTTCAAGGCTGGCAATGCCCTGTTTGGAAACAAGACTATCCACGAAAAGACCAACATCAGTGTCATCAGCACCAATGGCAGGGTGCTGATGATAGGTGAGGCTCCGACCGAAGAGTTGCGAGCCCAGGCCGTTGCCCTGGTACAGAAGGTTCCGGGAGTGAAGCAGATCTATAATGAGATCCGCATCGCCGAGCCCGTCTCCATGTCGACCCGGATGCACGACAGCTGGCTCACCTCCAAGGTGAAAACCCAGCTATTTGGCAACAAGAACGTCAACCCGCTGCAGATCAAGGTAGTTACCGAAAACGGTGAGGTCTTCCTGATCGGGGTAACCTCTCGCGAGGATGCCGAGCACGCCGTCAATGTGGCGCGCAATGTGGATGGCGTCAAGCGGGTGGTCAAGGTGTTTCAATACACAGATTAA
- a CDS encoding SIS domain-containing protein, whose product MQEWIKQSFTESIQTKIAAAEALAAPLERAASMMVHCLLNGNKILTCGNGGSAALSQLLASLLINRYDAQRPSLPAMSLSSDSTTISAIATDEEFSECYAKQIRALGQQGDILLTITSTGHSPSILNAAKAALSRDMTIIALSGRDGGEMAGLLGPNDVEIRVPSSSTARIHELHQFSIHCFCDLIDRSLFPRQDDY is encoded by the coding sequence ATGCAGGAATGGATTAAACAAAGCTTTACTGAAAGTATTCAAACCAAGATAGCCGCCGCTGAAGCGCTGGCGGCCCCCCTGGAGCGCGCCGCCTCCATGATGGTGCATTGCCTGCTAAACGGCAACAAGATCCTGACCTGTGGTAACGGTGGCTCTGCGGCTCTGAGCCAGCTACTGGCCTCCTTGCTGATCAATCGCTACGATGCACAGCGTCCAAGCCTGCCGGCGATGTCGCTGAGCTCCGACAGTACCACCATCTCGGCCATCGCCACCGATGAAGAGTTTAGCGAATGCTATGCCAAGCAGATCAGGGCCCTGGGTCAACAGGGGGATATTCTGCTAACCATTACCTCGACCGGCCACAGCCCCAGCATCCTCAATGCGGCCAAGGCCGCCTTGAGCCGGGATATGACCATCATCGCCCTCAGCGGCCGTGACGGTGGAGAAATGGCCGGACTGTTGGGCCCCAATGACGTCGAGATCCGGGTACCATCGAGCTCAACCGCCAGAATCCATGAGCTCCACCAATTCAGCATCCACTGTTTCTGCGATCTCATCGATCGCTCGCTCTTTCCAAGACAGGATGATTACTGA
- a CDS encoding YraN family protein, producing MTLSSRQLGEAFEKKAIDYLRSQGLKLRTKNYGCRSGELDLIMESGSTLIFVEVRYRASDSFGGALASVTPAKQQKIRRAAQFYLQQQGLNEHKQLYRFDVVAFSAQSGDIEWIQNAF from the coding sequence ATGACGCTCAGTAGTCGCCAACTGGGCGAAGCGTTTGAAAAAAAGGCGATCGATTATTTAAGATCTCAGGGGCTGAAGCTGCGGACGAAAAACTATGGCTGCCGCAGTGGAGAGCTGGACCTCATCATGGAGTCTGGCTCGACGCTGATCTTTGTCGAGGTCCGTTATCGTGCCAGCGATAGTTTTGGGGGAGCCCTGGCATCCGTAACCCCCGCCAAGCAGCAAAAAATTCGTCGAGCGGCTCAGTTCTATCTGCAACAGCAGGGGCTGAATGAGCATAAGCAATTATACCGTTTCGATGTCGTCGCATTTAGCGCACAATCTGGTGATATTGAATGGATTCAGAACGCCTTTTGA
- a CDS encoding penicillin-binding protein activator, whose translation MNRFNRNRSVTRLLVMALVIFISGCASQMGALKPDQPPALFDSKALAPQTYLQQQVKASTPELKSSWQLLAIRSSLIRGELSRARSLLAASEQTGTLSPQQKQQLALLQTQLALFEQLPEKASQQLDELQSADLPAAEQREFYRLQAQLKQQQGDQLGAARALIQQDQLTSVPAAKKDLQERIWRLLNQFTPFTLRAAETAPAPDVTTGWFELAATLNQYGAQPVVLIQKLQEWKQTFPGHPALENMPANLDQLLSIEAFVPKKIAVLLPLTGPLAPQGEIMQNGILMAYKNTHHAGELHFYDSNTQDLQALYQQLTTDGMQFVLGPLDKNRVELFTEINQTIPELALNQPEQLKESEQLFYFGLSPEGEAVQGANKIWQDGHRHPIIIAAKDQLGQRMSKAFEQRWQELSHQEVEIASFDNQQQIQQTVQQILGVSDSKQRIRDIKRLTGLKLKDEARSRRDTDAIYLISSPANTLLVKPFIDVSVSPYAKPIPVYASSMSRLSQQALKSVEEMNKMQLSEMPWLLSQDPSLMARVRHLWPTLTSNQLRLFALGYDSLSLVERLAQLRQLPQYSVQGLTGDLTVDSQGVVQRQLMWAHYENGRLVVDQQDTASDDAQ comes from the coding sequence TTGAATCGTTTTAACAGGAACAGAAGTGTAACACGACTGCTGGTGATGGCACTGGTGATCTTTATCAGTGGCTGTGCCTCACAGATGGGAGCACTCAAACCCGATCAACCGCCCGCACTGTTCGACTCCAAGGCGCTGGCACCGCAGACCTACCTGCAGCAGCAGGTCAAAGCCAGCACCCCTGAGCTTAAATCCAGCTGGCAGCTACTGGCGATTCGTTCCTCGCTGATCCGAGGCGAGCTCTCCAGAGCCCGCTCGCTGCTGGCAGCCTCGGAGCAAACCGGAACGCTTAGCCCGCAGCAAAAGCAGCAACTTGCTTTGCTACAGACCCAGCTCGCTCTCTTCGAACAGCTCCCTGAGAAAGCCAGCCAACAACTTGATGAGCTCCAGTCAGCTGACCTTCCTGCTGCAGAACAACGTGAGTTTTATCGCTTGCAGGCGCAACTCAAACAGCAGCAAGGGGATCAGCTCGGGGCCGCCAGAGCCCTGATCCAACAAGATCAGCTCACCTCGGTTCCCGCAGCTAAAAAAGACTTACAGGAGAGAATATGGCGCCTGCTAAATCAGTTCACGCCTTTCACCCTGCGGGCCGCTGAAACCGCTCCAGCTCCGGATGTGACAACTGGCTGGTTTGAGCTGGCAGCAACACTCAACCAGTATGGAGCACAACCTGTCGTACTGATCCAAAAGCTCCAGGAGTGGAAGCAGACATTCCCCGGACACCCGGCGCTGGAGAATATGCCCGCTAATCTGGATCAGCTGCTGAGTATTGAAGCCTTTGTACCGAAAAAAATTGCCGTGCTGCTTCCCCTGACCGGTCCCCTGGCCCCCCAGGGTGAGATCATGCAAAACGGCATCCTGATGGCTTATAAGAATACCCACCACGCTGGTGAACTGCATTTTTACGACAGCAATACCCAGGATCTCCAGGCTCTGTACCAGCAGTTAACCACAGATGGGATGCAGTTTGTGTTAGGCCCCCTGGACAAGAACCGGGTTGAGCTGTTTACCGAGATCAACCAAACGATTCCCGAGCTCGCCCTTAATCAACCCGAACAACTTAAGGAGTCGGAGCAACTCTTCTATTTCGGCCTCTCTCCCGAAGGCGAGGCAGTCCAGGGGGCTAACAAGATCTGGCAGGATGGGCACCGTCACCCAATCATAATCGCGGCTAAAGATCAGCTCGGCCAGAGGATGTCCAAGGCCTTTGAGCAGCGCTGGCAGGAGTTGAGTCACCAGGAGGTTGAGATCGCAAGCTTTGATAACCAGCAGCAGATCCAGCAAACGGTTCAGCAGATCCTTGGGGTCAGCGATAGCAAACAGCGAATTCGTGATATCAAGCGCCTGACAGGCCTCAAACTCAAGGATGAGGCACGTAGCCGCCGGGACACAGATGCGATCTATCTCATCTCCTCTCCCGCTAACACCCTGCTGGTCAAGCCCTTTATCGACGTGAGTGTCAGCCCCTATGCAAAGCCGATCCCGGTTTATGCCAGCTCAATGAGCCGACTCAGTCAACAGGCCCTCAAATCGGTCGAAGAGATGAACAAGATGCAGCTTAGCGAGATGCCCTGGCTGCTTTCACAGGATCCATCCCTGATGGCTAGGGTGCGTCACCTCTGGCCGACCCTGACCAGCAATCAGCTCAGGTTGTTTGCCCTGGGCTATGATTCACTGTCACTGGTGGAGCGCCTGGCACAGCTACGCCAGCTCCCTCAATACAGTGTCCAGGGGCTCACCGGAGATCTTACGGTCGATTCACAGGGAGTGGTGCAGCGCCAACTGATGTGGGCCCACTACGAAAATGGTCGGCTGGTTGTCGATCAGCAGGATACGGCAAGCGATGACGCTCAGTAG
- the rsmI gene encoding 16S rRNA (cytidine(1402)-2'-O)-methyltransferase: protein MSDAAILYIVPTPIGNLEDITLRALQTLKEVSLIAAEDTRHTGKLLSHYSIKTPTFSLHDHNEQQKSQLLVNKLKEGLSIALVSDAGTPLISDPGYHLVQACRQAGMKVVPLPGACAAITALSAAGLPTDRFGFEGFLPVKSKALEDKLNSIKDEPRTLIFYESPRRLKATVARMVEVLGSGRRLVVARELTKCFETITNLPAGELLSYLEEDEVNSKGEIVLMVEGASKAQDALSQEVINTLTLLYAELPLKKAAALTASIHGVKKNALYQYGLEHLG from the coding sequence ATGAGTGATGCTGCGATCCTTTATATAGTGCCGACTCCAATCGGTAATCTTGAGGATATTACTCTGCGTGCCCTGCAAACCCTCAAAGAGGTTTCACTGATTGCGGCGGAGGATACCCGGCATACAGGCAAATTGCTGAGCCACTACAGCATCAAAACCCCGACTTTCTCACTGCATGATCATAATGAGCAGCAAAAGTCCCAGCTGCTGGTGAATAAACTCAAAGAGGGGCTGTCGATTGCCCTGGTCTCGGATGCCGGAACGCCGCTGATCAGTGACCCCGGTTACCACCTGGTCCAGGCGTGTCGCCAGGCGGGGATGAAGGTGGTGCCTCTTCCCGGCGCCTGTGCTGCGATCACAGCCCTGAGTGCGGCGGGATTGCCGACCGATCGTTTCGGCTTTGAAGGGTTCTTGCCGGTTAAGAGTAAGGCCCTTGAGGATAAGCTCAACTCAATTAAGGATGAGCCACGCACTCTGATCTTTTACGAGTCACCACGTCGCCTCAAGGCTACGGTTGCCAGGATGGTTGAGGTGTTGGGTAGTGGACGTCGTCTGGTGGTAGCCCGTGAGTTGACCAAGTGTTTTGAGACCATCACCAACCTGCCCGCAGGTGAGCTTTTGAGTTATCTCGAAGAGGACGAGGTGAATAGCAAGGGAGAGATAGTGCTGATGGTCGAAGGGGCTAGCAAAGCTCAGGACGCTCTGTCTCAAGAGGTGATCAACACCCTGACACTGCTTTACGCTGAGCTTCCCTTGAAGAAGGCCGCAGCACTGACAGCCTCAATTCATGGGGTGAAGAAGAATGCCCTCTACCAGTATGGGCTCGAACATTTAGGCTAG
- a CDS encoding YodC family protein yields the protein MAQEFKIGDVVRLKSGGPAMTVTGSYPHEHNNVKQYYCSWFTSDTAAEVSKEHFAAPALELTNEILVEMGMSDDGNYRRGEDDVSHLLEPDPDDEEYDHHIDDPLIPRP from the coding sequence ATGGCACAGGAGTTTAAAATTGGCGATGTGGTCCGCCTCAAGAGCGGTGGCCCGGCCATGACGGTCACCGGCAGTTACCCTCACGAACACAATAATGTGAAGCAATACTACTGTAGCTGGTTCACCTCTGATACTGCCGCCGAGGTCTCCAAAGAACATTTTGCCGCGCCTGCGCTGGAACTGACCAATGAGATCCTGGTCGAAATGGGCATGTCGGATGATGGAAATTATCGGCGTGGGGAGGATGATGTCTCCCACTTGCTGGAACCTGATCCCGATGATGAAGAGTACGACCACCATATAGATGATCCCCTGATCCCAAGGCCTTAG
- the mraZ gene encoding division/cell wall cluster transcriptional repressor MraZ, with protein sequence MLRGAQAVTLDAKGRLAMPTRYREWLRSDSENLLVCTIDINHPCLLLYPMYEWEAIERKLRSLSSMNPMERRLQRLLLGHATECELDNNGRMLISGPLRQHAGLGRKVMLVGQLNKFELWDEARWQQQVADDIELLPDADWSSSERLQDFSL encoded by the coding sequence ATGCTTAGAGGTGCACAGGCGGTAACTCTCGATGCAAAAGGTCGGCTGGCGATGCCGACCCGTTATCGTGAGTGGCTGCGTAGCGACAGCGAGAATTTGCTGGTGTGCACCATAGACATCAATCACCCCTGTTTGCTGCTTTACCCCATGTATGAGTGGGAAGCGATAGAACGCAAGCTGCGCTCACTATCGAGTATGAATCCAATGGAGCGCCGCCTGCAACGCCTGTTGCTGGGTCATGCAACCGAATGTGAACTGGATAATAATGGCCGGATGTTGATCAGTGGTCCGCTGCGTCAACACGCAGGGCTGGGACGCAAGGTGATGCTTGTGGGTCAGCTGAATAAGTTTGAACTGTGGGATGAAGCTCGCTGGCAGCAGCAGGTAGCAGACGATATAGAACTGCTTCCGGATGCTGATTGGAGCTCATCAGAGCGATTGCAAGATTTTTCACTTTAA